The nucleotide window AAAGTACAGGACACTCTCATTGGGTAAACCGATACAAGAGATCGTTAAAATGGCAAATCGAGGAGACGTTAGAGCCATGGACGCGCTTAGGATATATAGCAAGATAAAATCTTTAACAGGTCTTACTAGAAATAAACTATTAAAAATAAAAGAGATAGTAAATTCAGAGAAAGATAAAAAAATAATAGTCTTTACCCAATACGTTGATCACGCTGAGGTCATAGCTAAAGCCATCAATGGTAAGTTGCTCACTGGTCAAATGAGCAAAAACGAGAGGCAGAGAGTTTTTTCCGACTTTAAGAACGTTAAAAGTGGTGTTATAGTTCTTACAACTGTGGGTGACGAGGGTTTGGATATCCCTGACGCTAGCGTCGGTATCCTAGTCGCTGGAACCTCCTCCAGGAGGCAATTCGTCCAGAGATTAGGTAGGCTTTTGAGGAATAGTTCAGGGGACAAGGTAGCAGTTCTGTATGAATTGGTCGCACAAGGGACATCAGAGGAGTATCAGTCCAAGATGAGGAGATCCGAAAGATTAGACGATGTTTTCTACGGGCTGGACAGTTGATAGAAAGGTATGTTCACGTCCTTCAGCCTCCCTGTTTATGGTTAAGCTCTATACGAAGAGGTAGTCCTGGGACGAAGTGTAGTACTTTAGGGAGTGGGATAGAAGAAGGAGTGTAGTCCTGGAGTCCGTGAGTAGTATTCTGGTACCCTTCAGCGAAATTATGGGCTTACTTTTCACTGTAACTATGGGGATACCTTCGACTTTGCTAGTCTTGAACTTGGTGGTTCCTAGGATTCTTTTGGCGACAAAAGCTGGTAAAAATTCATGGCTGAGTACCTCTAGCTCTCCTTCTACTTCCTCGGTTGAGGTAACGATATCCACATCTTCAGCCACGGAAACTCCATCTACCCACACTGAGCTCCCTATTACGTGAGGACATTGATCGGAAACTAGGGAGAGGGGAGGAAAGACCATGTACCTACCGTTCACAAGAACACTTACGGGCTTAACGATAACTATGTCGCCTCTCTCCACCCTTTTCACTTCATTGGGTTTGCATATTCTCCCGTTAAGTATATATGGCATAACAAAAAATTGCTTAATTAAATAAAAGCGATGATATGACTTGTAAGGGCTGATAATGATGAGTAACCAGGCTTAAGTGAGCTTAATGGACGAGCTCATCTGCTTGGCCTAGGGAAAAGGACTTGTACCTTTCAGTTTAATCCTTCACTGACCCGGCAACGTTATTCTCGTTGTCAAACTTAAAACCTGAACGGCTTCTGGATGTTTGTGGGGAAATGGGTTCATGAGATGGTTGAAGAAAAGGGATGTAATAATTTACTTTCTTCTCTTAAAGAAATTCAGGGATACGGGTTTCACCTTGCTTGAGGCCTACTCACTCTTAAGCCCCTATTTTTCATTAAAAGTGTCCAAGTCAAGCATAAGATATATGATAAAAAGCGGGATAATACTAAGAAAAAGTGATAAGTATTTCCTTCTGCCATTCGAGGAGTATCTCTCTATGGTCTCTTTTCCATATCTCCAAAGGAGATCTACTCTTCGTCGTAAAACTCCAAAATTACCTTAACCTTAACCTCCTTCTTTGAGAGTGGAGGTATCCTATCCCCGAAATCTACCCCAACGGCTACAGGGTTACCCATGGAGTCTGTGAACTTTACCTCGGCGACGTAGTGCTTAGTCGGACCTTGATTCATCATATTCATTAGCTCTGAGTATATTCTAGATATTGCCATCTGGAAGGCTATTGGGCTAGAAAGGTCTTCTGGTCTTAACTGTATTGAAGTTAAATTTCCCATCACTTCCCCTATCTTTGCCTTTCCTTCAAACTCTACCCTGTGAGTGGGTTGACTCATATCCTATCAATTAGCTATCGGTTACTTCGTTATTAAATGTATGCAAAAGAACTATGTCCCAATCCTAACAGAATTCGTTCCGACGGTACTAGATGTTAACGGCTTAAAAAACATCGTTTAACCGTTTATGCCTTTTTCCTTATACTTATCTCGATCGTAGATACCCTAGACTGTTTTCCATCTTGGCTAGTTACTACCTGGCTGCCTACGCCAATGGCTCTGATCTCTATTTTGTCTGGTAGGAATCTGTTTCTAACTATCTCTACAGTGTCTACAGCCTTGCTAATAGCCCTACCTTTTGCCTTTATTATGATCTCAGGAACTCCCTGATTCAGTAGAGTCAAGGCAGCTAATACGTAGTTCATTACTGGCTTCTTACCTACAAGTACTACATTACTTGGAGTTGGAGATGTTCCGCTCATTTTATTCACCTGTGTGCGGATTGAATACCCTTTAGAAAGTTTAAAAAGTTAATCTAGGGTCTGCCTATTTTCCAGGGTACGTAGCCTTGTTATTAGGGCGTGGGTCTATGGAGTGTGCTGTAATCTCAAATTTTGAATGGAAGCTAAACGTCTCAACGGTTCATCAAGAATGAAAGCGTTACAAGATGTAAAACCGTGACACTTGAAGGGAAACTGGGTTAAAGGAACGTAGGTACAAGGCATAATGTATCTTTACTCTGGTTTAGGATTAGCGGTAACATCTGGAGTCACGACTTATAAATGGGCACCTTCCATAAGCTTAGGAATTAATGATAACTTCAGTGTTTTACAGCTCTTGTCCTAATTGTCAAGGACCTTTAGAGGATTACAGAGCTCTGGCAGGTCTACCTTGCGTTAAGTGCCTCCCAGGGGACGTAGACGCGTACAAGAACCTCAAGTTGGAGGAAAAGATCAAGGTAGTTTACAACCTCTTAATAAACAGCGGTAAATTAGGAAAATATTGGGAACTGTACTACACCACGGAGATGTTCTCTGAGGTCATAAATTACTTCAAACAGACAGTAGGAAAGGAACCGTGGTCGCTTCAGAGGCTTTGGCTAAGAAGGCTCAGCGAGAGGGAGAACTTTTCCCTCTCTGCCCCCACTGGTATGGGTAAGACAACGACCTTGATCTCATATTCTACTTACATATCCAAAGGGGTTCTATACGTAGTCCCGACCAAATCACTGCAGGAACAGATCTGTAAAAAAATAAGCGCATTGTCTCAGGTATCTTGTGGAAAGGTAGATCCAAATGGAATTTCAGTCCTCACGGTTAGCTATCTAAATAAAAACTTTGAAAGTGTAAGAAATTACAGACCTAGCTTCGTAGCTGTGGACGACGCAGACGCCATTATAAAGAGTGGAAAGACGACTGACAAGTTAGTCGAGTTGATGGGTATCCCCAAAGAAGTTTACGAGGATGCCATGAAGTTGGTAAGGTTAAGAAGGCTACTGTACCTTAGGGAAAATAAAGACGAGGTTATGGAGACCATAGCCTCTTTGGAAAGAAAGATAACTAGCTTCTCCGGGACTATAGCTCAGCTCGTGGTGGCTAGCGCAACGTTAAGACCAAAGGGAGTAAAGCAGAAAGCCCTCAGGTACATTTCAGGATTTGACATCTCGACAGCTCAGACCTACGCAAGAAACATTGTGGACTCCTACTCCTCTGGGAGCATCGAAGAAATGGTGGAGAAACTAGGTTCTGGTGGTCTGATATTGGTATCCAGAGAGTACGGAAAGGCTAAGATCAAGGAAATAAGAGACAGGCTCTTGAGTATGGGCATCAGGGCTCAGCTAGCCACAAGCGGGCAGAGGTTCCTGGAAGATTTCTCATTAGGGAAAACAGATGTGTTGGTAGGGTCAGCCTCATACTACGGTGTTGCTGTAAGGGGAATAGATGAACCCAAGAGACTGAAATACGTACTGTTTTACGGGGTGCCAAAGTCTAGGGTAAAGGCGGAGGACTCCGTGAAGAACCCCTTCACCATGTTGAGGGTTTCCAGGCTCTTGGGGGTAAAGGTCCCTGAGGAGGAGATTTTAACCCTGTCTCCAGCCGAAGCCCAGGCCATAAAGATAGCGTTAATGACTGGACAAAAGCTTCAAGGCAGGCTCGCAGATACTCTCGACAAACTGGAGCCCTATCTTGAGCAGGTTCAGGAAGTCCTCAAGCACGTTAAAGGCACCGTTAAGGGAGAGACGTTTCTCCTAACCAGAAGGGGGAGAGAGCTATTCTTGGAGTACCCTGACGTCATAACTTACCTTCAAGGATCAGGTAGAAGTAGCAGGTTAATAAATGGTGGTTTAACCCAAGGTTTAAGCGTCGTTCTGGTTGACGACTGGGAGGCCTTTGAAATCTTTAAGAAAAAGATGAATTTCTTGATACAAGGATTCAATCCAGTAAGTTTCAACGAAATAAACCTTGAGGAACTGAAGGGCGAAATGGAGAGGACCAGGAGAGAAGGAGGAAACAAGATTGATGTAAGGACTGGGCTCCTTATAGTGGAGTCACCTACTAAAGCTAAAACTATTTCAAAGATGTTCGGTTTCCCTTCAAGGAGGACAATCGGTGGAGCTCAGGTATATGAGACCGTGGTAGTGGATAAAACTAACGTTTACATCCTAGACGTTATGGCTACTAGAGGTCATATTACTGACCTAACCCTAGAGGAGAAGGGATACTACGGTGTGGAGTTGAAGGAGGGGAGAATATACCCTCTCTATTCACATTTATACAGATGTATAAGTTGCAAGAAAGTTGTAAGCATGCCAGTAGATTCTTGTCCGTACTGCGGATCTGATCTTATCTCTTCCTCTCTATCTACAGTTAACGCGATGAGGAAGCTAGCATTGGAGGTGGACGAGGTGTTCATCGCAACTGATCCAGACGTAGAAGGCGAGAAGATCGCCTTCGATGTAGCTGTAAGCATTGCTCCTTACAATCCCAGAATTTCCAGGGTAAAGTACCATGAGGTCACAAGGGGAGGTATAATAGAAGCGTTGAGAAGTACCTCTAATCTGGATCAAAATACGGTTAACAGCCAAATAGTCAGAAGGGTTGAGGACAGATGGGTCGGATTTGAGCTCAGCAGGTTGCTCAAGCTGAGGTTTGGGGAGAGGAACCACGGAGCTGGGAGAGTTCAAACCCCTGTACTGGGTTGGATAGTGAAAAGAACAAATGAATACAAACAAAACATGGGATGGATATTACAGGTAAAGGTGGGCAACTATCTCTTAAGAGAGTACAGTAAGGAAAAGCCAACCATTGAGGCGCGGGAAGCGGAGGTCTCGATATTGGAGGAGAGGAAGGACGTTATGCAGCCTCCTCCTCCGTTTTCCACGGAAGATCTGTTAATAGAGGCCTACAAGTGGTTCAGGCTTCCAGCTGAAAGAGTTATGAGAGTTGCTCAAGATCTATTCGAAAGTGGATTAATTACGTACCACAGAACGGATAGTCATCACGTCTCGAGTAAGGGTATGGAGATAGCTAAAGATTACCTAACCAGTGTGAACCTACTGGTGCACTATAAACCTAGAGGGTGGGGCTCTGAAGGAACCCATGAGGCGATACGACCTACTAGACCTATTGATGTTGAACAACTGAAGAGGGAGATAGGGGAGAATCCTACACTTCTTAGCGTCAAGTTTAGCTGGGCCCATTTCGCTCTATACGATCTGATATTTAGGAGGTTCATTGCGAGTCAAATGAGAGAGTCTGAGGGAATCTTCAGAAGGTTTAGGATAAATTTAGGTTCTAAATCCTGGGAAACTGAGCTGTTAGTAGGGATGGGAGGAGGGTTCTCAGAGATCTATAAGTATAAACTGTACCAGCTACCGTTAGGTAAGGTGAGTGTGGAGGTCTCCGTGGCAAGGGGATCCAATACCAGGTTGCTAACGTATGCAGATGTGATAAAGACCATGAAGGATAAAAACATAGGCAGACCCAGCACTTACGCAAAGACCATCCTAAGCCTTCTTCGACACGGATACGTGGTGGAGAGCAAAAAGAGGGCTGTGTTAGTTGCGACAAAGAAAGGGATTACCGCGTATGAGTTTCTAGACAAGTTCCCAAGCCTTACGTCTGAGGATCTAACTGCCGAGCTCCTGACAAAAATGGACATGATATCAACGGGCAGTTTGGAACCTGCATCCGTTCTGTTTAGTATCCTCGATCAATTGAAATCATTAAAAGCCCTTCCTCAATCTGAACAAGAGATATGAGATCCTCCTCTTGTCCTTGAACTCACTGCCTATGATCACTTGGTCCAATATCACCCCATTTCCAAGTTTCTCCTTTAATATGTTGAAGATATCTACTGTCCTATCGATCTCCCTACCATATCCTTTTAATTCGACTTCATTCACACCACGGTTGAAGGACGAGATTATTTCCAGGACCTGCTCATTTATAGGTTTACCATGGCTGACCACGAATTGAGCTGACCTTTCCATCGATTACTTCCCACTCTCATGGATTGGAATGAAGAAATAAATCTATTGATATTGTGGAGGCTGTCAAGAACCTACCATATACTTTATCGTTGAGGGAACAGAGTTTCGCTAGGGTTGGAATTTAGAAGTGTGAATCACCTCTCTCAAACCCTTATTTAAAGTGCCGTGAGTCAAAGTCGAGTAGGGTCGTTGCGCGCTTTAAAGGGACTACTTCCCTATCTACGGTCTCCACATGAGGGATGGAGTATCCAAACTTAAATGGTCTAAGAACTTGCTGGTCCATCAGAAACACGGGCCAGTATCACCTATCATATTTAGGGCTATCATCATCACTTATGTATATTTGAGGTTTTGAATATAAGCTGAGGCGTTTAATAACAGATAGGGAACTACGCTTCTTTTTACGAAATAGTATCTCGGTGACATGTTACATATAACAGGGTCTACTGGATCCACCACTCTAAGTTCTCCTATTTCCTCCATTGGAATCCTCTTTATGAAATCATCTGGATTTTCCTCTATTTGACCGGGTTTGAAAATAAGCTCCGTGCTGCTAGATCCATCAGCCGACTTCATCTCAGCGATGAAAGTCTCATCCTTGTTAATGGAAGAAAAGGATGTGAAGAACTCATCGGAATTAACTAGGGACTTCAGTTCCTCAGCTAAGCACCATCTCATCTCCTTGTTATCCACGTCAATGAAGCTAGTAACCCTGTACTTGGATTCAGTCTTTCTCATCTGTTTTAATTTCACCTCTAGACTCTTGGGTGGGATAGATAGCATCTCTGATAACTCCTTGAGTGAGTAAGCCCCTTCCTTCAGCGTCTCATAAATTAAGAGGTTAACCCCAGACATCCATGGCCTTATGGGCGCATGGGAAAGTAGCGCTTCAGCTAACGGATTGAGCTCCTGCGTTCTGACAATCTCTATTTTTTTAGCCTTCAGTAAGCCAATGAACTTTAAGGTCCCCTTGACGTTGAAGTACTTTCTAACGGTCTGCCTCAACGCTTCTCTCACGATCAGTTTGTCCTCCTTTGGGTTTACCTTTCCTATCTTCCCGAAGCTAGCTTGAATTTCCTTCTCTACAGACATGAAAAGCGGTGATCTAAAAATGGACTTTATTATTAATTTTCTGATTTTCTTTTCATTCATGGAGATAAGATCTGAGAACAAATCCCTCTCCGTGAAGCCTATGGAGAAGCCGTAGATGGAGGCTCTGGAGTAGACGTTAAGGGTGTACTTTGTTGTTGCCATATACATCAAGACGTGAGCTAACGTATTGGCCACTTTCTCATCCATTATTGAGGAGTAAACTATCTCCTTGTCTGTGAGAGTTACGTAAATTATCCTGGAGGATGGAATGGGTAGACCATTTTCCTCATATTTTCGTAAGATCGTTTCCAGGTCTCTCTTTACTTCTTCGTTCAGTATCTCAGATTTCAGAAGATCAGAGTCCCTGAAGATCCTTTCCATTTCCTTCGGAATGAGGCTGGATTTGGGTACGCTATCACCCCTCCAAATAGGTATCTCACCCTCTCCCTTGTCTGCTGGAAGTAAGTCTATGGTCAAACTACCGTTGTGGATCCTAGCCACTTTCCAGAGCTTTCCGCTTATCCTAATCATATCTCCAGGCCTTA belongs to Metallosphaera tengchongensis and includes:
- the albA gene encoding DNA-binding protein Alba, giving the protein MSGTSPTPSNVVLVGKKPVMNYVLAALTLLNQGVPEIIIKAKGRAISKAVDTVEIVRNRFLPDKIEIRAIGVGSQVVTSQDGKQSRVSTIEISIRKKA
- the rgy gene encoding reverse gyrase, which encodes MITSVFYSSCPNCQGPLEDYRALAGLPCVKCLPGDVDAYKNLKLEEKIKVVYNLLINSGKLGKYWELYYTTEMFSEVINYFKQTVGKEPWSLQRLWLRRLSERENFSLSAPTGMGKTTTLISYSTYISKGVLYVVPTKSLQEQICKKISALSQVSCGKVDPNGISVLTVSYLNKNFESVRNYRPSFVAVDDADAIIKSGKTTDKLVELMGIPKEVYEDAMKLVRLRRLLYLRENKDEVMETIASLERKITSFSGTIAQLVVASATLRPKGVKQKALRYISGFDISTAQTYARNIVDSYSSGSIEEMVEKLGSGGLILVSREYGKAKIKEIRDRLLSMGIRAQLATSGQRFLEDFSLGKTDVLVGSASYYGVAVRGIDEPKRLKYVLFYGVPKSRVKAEDSVKNPFTMLRVSRLLGVKVPEEEILTLSPAEAQAIKIALMTGQKLQGRLADTLDKLEPYLEQVQEVLKHVKGTVKGETFLLTRRGRELFLEYPDVITYLQGSGRSSRLINGGLTQGLSVVLVDDWEAFEIFKKKMNFLIQGFNPVSFNEINLEELKGEMERTRREGGNKIDVRTGLLIVESPTKAKTISKMFGFPSRRTIGGAQVYETVVVDKTNVYILDVMATRGHITDLTLEEKGYYGVELKEGRIYPLYSHLYRCISCKKVVSMPVDSCPYCGSDLISSSLSTVNAMRKLALEVDEVFIATDPDVEGEKIAFDVAVSIAPYNPRISRVKYHEVTRGGIIEALRSTSNLDQNTVNSQIVRRVEDRWVGFELSRLLKLRFGERNHGAGRVQTPVLGWIVKRTNEYKQNMGWILQVKVGNYLLREYSKEKPTIEAREAEVSILEERKDVMQPPPPFSTEDLLIEAYKWFRLPAERVMRVAQDLFESGLITYHRTDSHHVSSKGMEIAKDYLTSVNLLVHYKPRGWGSEGTHEAIRPTRPIDVEQLKREIGENPTLLSVKFSWAHFALYDLIFRRFIASQMRESEGIFRRFRINLGSKSWETELLVGMGGGFSEIYKYKLYQLPLGKVSVEVSVARGSNTRLLTYADVIKTMKDKNIGRPSTYAKTILSLLRHGYVVESKKRAVLVATKKGITAYEFLDKFPSLTSEDLTAELLTKMDMISTGSLEPASVLFSILDQLKSLKALPQSEQEI
- a CDS encoding ribonuclease P subunit p25 family protein translates to MERSAQFVVSHGKPINEQVLEIISSFNRGVNEVELKGYGREIDRTVDIFNILKEKLGNGVILDQVIIGSEFKDKRRISYLLFRLRKGF